A genomic window from Mesorhizobium sp. CAU 1732 includes:
- a CDS encoding type II toxin-antitoxin system RelB/DinJ family antitoxin — MMMATETVVRARIDAKTKDQATEALAAMGLSVSDAIRLLLVRVAADKEFPFSVKVPNATTRKAMAELENGKGKRFASPDELFKDLGI; from the coding sequence ATTATGATGGCTACGGAGACCGTGGTCCGCGCGCGGATCGACGCAAAAACCAAAGACCAGGCGACCGAAGCACTGGCAGCGATGGGGCTGTCGGTTTCGGACGCCATTCGCCTGTTGCTGGTGCGCGTCGCGGCCGACAAGGAGTTTCCCTTTTCGGTGAAGGTCCCGAACGCCACGACACGGAAAGCGATGGCCGAGCTGGAGAATGGCAAGGGCAAGCGTTTTGCCTCCCCAGATGAATTGTTCAAGGACCTAGGCATCTAA
- a CDS encoding type II toxin-antitoxin system YafQ family toxin, which produces MLTPVHTGQFRRDVKRVEKRGKDLGKLRELLGLLLIESELPATYKDHPLKGDWKGFRDAHIEPDWLLIYRVVGTELQLARTGTHADLFKA; this is translated from the coding sequence GTGCTCACACCTGTTCACACCGGCCAATTCCGGCGTGATGTGAAACGTGTTGAGAAGCGCGGCAAAGATCTCGGCAAATTGCGCGAACTTCTGGGTCTCTTGCTCATCGAAAGCGAGTTACCGGCCACTTACAAAGATCACCCGTTGAAAGGCGACTGGAAAGGCTTTCGTGACGCCCACATAGAGCCCGATTGGCTGCTGATCTATCGGGTCGTCGGCACCGAACTCCAACTCGCTCGCACCGGCACTCATGCCGATCTATTCAAGGCGTGA
- a CDS encoding lipopolysaccharide biosynthesis protein, which produces MRFSAASTADRFLPEPLAAKARPLLGKVDAIMFTGDERGQAGRTSLTAFAIRIVSAVIALFSQVLMARWMGGFEYGIFVLVWTTMIIVGNLSCLGFHTAVVRYIPEYRERGRLAELRGVMTASRRIVLAVSSAVALAGLAGLWFFGDTIESYYVIPFYLGIVCLPMIALSDTLEGTARANSWAVLALAPIYLLRPILILALMGIALYAGYAPDAQTAIVTAILATYITTIYQIAAIAPQAGREVRTTRPVFRTREWLIVSLPIFLVEGFFFLLTNADVLMVGWYMSPTDVGIYFATVKTLALVHFVYFAVKAGVAQRYAQYAHSGDMVTLATFARETVAWTFWPSLAMGAAVLIIGKPMLMLFGPGFDAGYPLLYVLVFGVVARASVGPAESLLTMSGNQNICAAVYGMTLGINIVLNVLLIPQFGLWGAALGTAIAMTSEAIMLAFVVWRRLGILMFVPFSGKTSAGAV; this is translated from the coding sequence GTGCGCTTTTCCGCAGCATCGACGGCTGATCGGTTTTTGCCGGAGCCATTGGCTGCAAAGGCACGCCCGCTTCTCGGCAAGGTCGATGCGATCATGTTCACCGGAGACGAGCGCGGCCAGGCTGGCCGTACGTCGCTGACGGCGTTTGCGATCCGTATCGTCAGCGCCGTGATCGCGCTCTTCAGCCAGGTGCTGATGGCGCGCTGGATGGGCGGCTTCGAATACGGCATCTTCGTCCTCGTCTGGACCACGATGATCATCGTCGGCAACCTGTCCTGCCTCGGCTTCCACACCGCCGTCGTCCGCTACATCCCCGAATATCGCGAGCGCGGCCGTCTGGCCGAACTGCGCGGCGTGATGACGGCCAGCCGCCGGATCGTTCTCGCCGTGTCGTCGGCGGTTGCATTGGCCGGACTCGCCGGGCTCTGGTTCTTCGGCGATACGATCGAGAGCTATTACGTCATCCCGTTCTATCTCGGCATCGTCTGCCTGCCGATGATCGCGCTGTCCGACACGCTGGAAGGCACGGCGCGCGCCAATTCTTGGGCCGTGCTGGCGCTGGCGCCGATCTATCTCCTGCGCCCGATCCTCATTCTGGCGCTCATGGGCATCGCGCTCTACGCCGGTTACGCACCCGACGCGCAGACCGCGATCGTGACGGCGATCCTCGCCACCTACATCACGACGATCTACCAGATCGCGGCGATCGCGCCGCAGGCCGGCCGCGAGGTGCGCACGACGCGCCCGGTCTTCCGCACGCGCGAATGGCTGATCGTCTCGCTGCCGATCTTCCTCGTCGAGGGGTTCTTTTTCCTGCTTACCAACGCCGACGTGCTGATGGTCGGCTGGTACATGTCGCCGACCGATGTCGGCATCTATTTCGCGACCGTGAAGACGTTGGCGCTCGTCCATTTCGTCTATTTCGCGGTCAAGGCGGGCGTTGCGCAGCGCTACGCGCAATACGCCCACAGCGGCGACATGGTGACGCTCGCCACCTTCGCCCGGGAGACCGTGGCATGGACGTTCTGGCCATCGCTTGCGATGGGTGCGGCCGTGCTCATTATCGGCAAACCGATGCTGATGCTGTTCGGCCCCGGCTTCGATGCCGGCTACCCGCTGCTCTACGTGCTTGTCTTCGGCGTCGTCGCGCGTGCGTCGGTCGGTCCGGCCGAAAGCCTGCTGACGATGAGCGGCAACCAGAACATCTGCGCCGCCGTCTACGGCATGACGCTCGGCATCAACATCGTGCTCAACGTGCTGCTCATTCCGCAATTCGGCCTCTGGGGCGCAGCCCTCGGCACGGCAATCGCGATGACCAGCGAGGCCATAATGCTGGCGTTCGTTGTCTGGCGACGCCTCGGCATCCTCATGTTCGTTCCGTTCTCCGGCAAGACAAGCGCAGGAGCAGTCTGA
- a CDS encoding GNAT family N-acetyltransferase: MVAVPLLEELSGSASGRMIGGFADYVGGDVPPSLVEQMENRPPRKLAIYPASAGFDLVEELDFLCARSVEQNIFFNPRFLAPAMPRLEDRDVRLAVIRDGDENRSRLRLLVPFTIEKPATPFGVTFLRTWSSPFGPLGTPLVDRDDPVGVVEDFFGMLARPHLNLPKVLVMPEVRLDGPFAAMVSSLSESRNLPVSITNRVERPHLESALGGDDYLRGTLSAHHFKEMRRLKRRLGDKGAVEYVIARQPDEIRQGIETFLALEISGWKGREKTAMAVDRFRAAFVREAAHRLAEKDLCRIHELRLDGKPIASLVVFVEAGVAYTWKTAYDEDYASYSPGTLLMIETTRTHLEDPNIDVTDSCAVPDHPVLGRLWGERRPVGTIAIGLTPDAERMTHQAASQLLRAKQTRNMARILRNRVRKAFGRG, encoded by the coding sequence ATGGTTGCAGTCCCCCTTCTGGAAGAACTGAGCGGCAGCGCATCCGGGCGCATGATCGGAGGTTTTGCCGACTATGTGGGCGGCGACGTTCCGCCCTCGCTGGTCGAGCAGATGGAAAACCGCCCGCCCCGCAAGCTCGCGATCTACCCCGCCTCGGCCGGGTTCGATCTCGTCGAGGAACTGGATTTCCTCTGCGCCCGCTCGGTCGAGCAGAACATCTTCTTCAACCCGCGTTTCCTCGCGCCCGCCATGCCGCGCCTCGAGGACCGGGACGTGCGCCTTGCCGTGATCCGCGATGGAGACGAGAACCGCAGCCGCCTCCGGCTGCTCGTGCCCTTCACCATCGAGAAGCCCGCGACGCCATTCGGCGTGACCTTCCTGCGCACATGGTCGAGCCCGTTCGGCCCGCTCGGTACGCCGCTGGTCGACCGTGACGATCCGGTCGGCGTGGTGGAGGATTTCTTCGGCATGCTGGCGCGTCCGCACCTGAACCTGCCCAAGGTGCTGGTCATGCCGGAAGTGCGGCTCGACGGGCCGTTCGCGGCGATGGTCAGTTCGCTCTCGGAAAGCCGCAACCTGCCGGTTTCGATCACCAACCGCGTCGAGCGCCCTCATCTGGAAAGCGCGCTAGGCGGTGACGATTATCTGCGCGGCACGCTGAGCGCCCATCATTTCAAGGAGATGCGCCGACTGAAGCGCCGGCTAGGCGACAAGGGTGCGGTCGAGTATGTGATCGCGCGCCAGCCCGACGAGATCAGGCAAGGCATCGAGACGTTTCTGGCGCTGGAGATTTCGGGCTGGAAGGGTCGCGAGAAGACGGCCATGGCGGTCGATCGTTTCCGCGCCGCCTTCGTACGCGAAGCAGCCCATCGCCTGGCCGAAAAGGACCTCTGCCGCATCCATGAACTGCGCCTCGACGGCAAGCCCATCGCGAGCCTTGTGGTCTTCGTCGAGGCCGGCGTCGCCTACACCTGGAAAACGGCCTACGATGAGGACTATGCCTCCTATTCGCCCGGTACGCTCCTGATGATCGAGACGACGCGGACGCATCTCGAGGACCCCAACATCGATGTGACGGATTCCTGCGCCGTGCCCGATCACCCCGTCCTGGGTCGGCTTTGGGGCGAGCGGCGCCCGGTCGGCACGATCGCCATCGGCCTGACCCCGGACGCCGAGCGCATGACGCATCAGGCGGCCTCGCAGCTTCTCCGCGCCAAGCAGACGCGCAACATGGCACGCATCCTGCGCAACCGGGTCAGGAAGGCGTTCGGCCGGGGATAG
- a CDS encoding acyl-CoA synthetase produces MLERRDSYDALYRDFRWHIPERFNIGVAVSDRWAAIEPDRIALIDYRQDGDAETMSYAELAAHSNAFANGLRALGVARGDRVALLLPQSFQTVIAHLAIYKLGAIAVPLALLFGVEALEYRLQTAGVKAVVTTEAGNAKFKTIRARLPALETIVSIDGAGAGALGFDRIVAAGSPYLVAEETGSDDPAMMIFTSGTTGPPKGALHGHRVLLGHLPGVQMPHEFLPQPGDRLWTPADWAWAGGLLNVLLPGLYLGVPVVSARFERFDPEAALGLMEKVAVRNAFIPPTALRMLKSAGSVVRNFDLKLRTIGSGGEALGRETYDWAKTEFGLTINEFYGQTECNLVLASCNAIGVSRGGAIGKPVPGHEVAVIDGEGRRVPMGEPGQIAVRRPNPVMFLEYWNNPEATAKKFIGDWMTTGDQGIEDGDGYVHFFGRDDDVITSAGYRIGPGEIEDCLTGHPAVALAAVVGKPDALRTEIVKAYVVLKDGVTKDEELAGEISLWVRERLSAHEYPREVEFVDSMPLTTTGKVIRRIFRDRARSEVE; encoded by the coding sequence ATGCTTGAACGACGCGACAGCTACGATGCGCTCTATCGCGATTTTCGCTGGCACATTCCGGAGCGCTTCAACATCGGCGTCGCGGTGTCCGACCGATGGGCCGCGATCGAGCCCGACCGGATCGCGCTGATCGATTATCGGCAGGATGGCGACGCCGAGACGATGAGCTACGCCGAACTCGCGGCACACTCGAATGCCTTCGCAAACGGGCTGCGCGCGCTCGGCGTCGCGCGCGGCGATCGGGTCGCGCTTCTCCTGCCTCAAAGCTTCCAGACCGTCATCGCGCATCTCGCGATCTACAAGCTCGGCGCGATCGCCGTGCCGCTGGCGCTTTTGTTCGGGGTCGAGGCGCTGGAGTATCGGCTTCAGACGGCGGGCGTGAAGGCGGTTGTCACCACCGAAGCCGGCAACGCCAAATTCAAGACGATCCGTGCGCGGCTGCCGGCACTGGAAACGATCGTCTCTATCGACGGGGCGGGCGCAGGTGCCTTGGGTTTCGACAGGATCGTCGCCGCGGGTTCGCCCTATCTCGTCGCCGAGGAGACCGGCTCCGACGATCCGGCTATGATGATCTTCACGTCCGGCACGACCGGGCCGCCCAAGGGCGCGCTGCACGGCCACCGCGTCCTGTTGGGGCATCTGCCGGGTGTGCAGATGCCGCACGAATTCCTGCCGCAGCCGGGCGACCGCCTGTGGACCCCGGCCGACTGGGCATGGGCCGGCGGCCTGCTCAACGTGCTCCTGCCGGGGCTCTATCTCGGCGTGCCCGTCGTCTCCGCGCGCTTCGAGCGGTTCGATCCCGAGGCGGCACTCGGTCTCATGGAGAAGGTCGCCGTGCGCAACGCCTTCATCCCGCCCACGGCTCTGCGCATGCTGAAATCGGCCGGCAGCGTCGTGCGGAACTTCGACCTCAAGCTGCGCACGATCGGCTCGGGCGGCGAGGCGCTCGGGCGCGAGACCTACGATTGGGCGAAGACTGAGTTCGGCCTGACGATCAACGAGTTCTACGGCCAGACCGAGTGCAATCTCGTGCTCGCCTCGTGCAACGCGATCGGCGTGAGCAGGGGCGGCGCGATCGGCAAGCCGGTGCCGGGCCATGAGGTGGCGGTCATCGACGGGGAGGGCAGGCGCGTGCCGATGGGCGAGCCCGGCCAGATCGCCGTGCGGCGGCCCAACCCGGTCATGTTCCTCGAATACTGGAACAACCCGGAAGCGACCGCCAAAAAATTCATCGGCGACTGGATGACGACCGGCGACCAGGGCATCGAGGACGGCGACGGCTATGTGCATTTCTTCGGCCGCGACGACGATGTCATCACATCTGCCGGCTACCGCATCGGGCCCGGCGAGATCGAGGATTGCCTGACGGGCCATCCCGCCGTCGCGCTCGCCGCCGTGGTCGGCAAGCCCGACGCGCTGCGCACCGAAATCGTCAAGGCCTATGTCGTGCTGAAGGACGGTGTCACGAAGGACGAGGAGCTCGCCGGCGAGATCAGCCTGTGGGTGCGCGAGCGGCTCTCGGCGCATGAATATCCGCGCGAGGTCGAATTCGTGGATTCGATGCCGCTGACGACGACCGGCAAGGTCATCCGCCGCATTTTTCGCGACCGGGCGCGGAGCGAGGTGGAATAA
- a CDS encoding DUF296 domain-containing protein, producing the protein MNQAVADAFRATGASSGFVRLRGATVAPMRYVIPAAAPDDCHAAWYSETHAPDGVCTIEDAGMIVGLRDGEPFLHCHGSWLLPDGERRMGHLLPLESEFHEPVAADAWLVSGARFDVRDDAETNFRLFQAVNGTDEHVSRGTRAVLCTIRPNQDIGAAIEEICRDHGIANASVEGIGSLVGARFEDGPDMTSYATEVLVKRGDVRDGRCNLDIALVGMAGEIGEGRLVAGVNAVCVTFELLVVEA; encoded by the coding sequence GTGAACCAGGCAGTGGCGGACGCGTTTCGCGCAACAGGCGCATCCAGCGGGTTCGTGCGGCTGCGCGGGGCGACGGTCGCGCCGATGCGCTACGTGATCCCGGCGGCAGCGCCTGACGACTGCCATGCGGCGTGGTACAGCGAGACGCATGCGCCGGACGGCGTGTGCACGATCGAGGATGCCGGCATGATCGTCGGTCTCCGTGACGGCGAGCCCTTCCTGCATTGCCATGGATCGTGGCTGTTGCCCGACGGGGAGCGCCGCATGGGTCACCTCCTGCCGCTCGAGAGTGAGTTTCACGAGCCTGTGGCAGCAGACGCATGGCTTGTCTCGGGCGCGCGCTTCGACGTCCGCGACGATGCGGAGACGAATTTCCGGCTGTTCCAAGCAGTCAACGGCACCGATGAGCATGTCAGTCGTGGCACGCGCGCCGTGCTGTGTACCATCCGGCCCAATCAGGATATCGGCGCCGCCATCGAGGAAATTTGCCGCGACCACGGCATCGCGAATGCAAGCGTCGAAGGCATCGGCAGCCTCGTCGGCGCGCGGTTCGAGGACGGACCCGACATGACCTCCTACGCCACCGAAGTGCTGGTGAAGCGTGGTGACGTCCGTGACGGGCGATGCAACCTCGACATCGCGCTGGTCGGCATGGCCGGTGAAATCGGCGAAGGGCGGCTCGTCGCGGGCGTCAATGCCGTCTGCGTCACGTTCGAACTGCTTGTGGTCGAGGCCTGA